The DNA window CCGAGTGGGCCGAAGAGGCGCCGGACCGCGCGCTGTTCGTGTCCAATGCGACGGGGACGTACGAGCTGTACGCCTGGGACCGGGCGACCGGGGCCCAGCGGCAGGTCACCGACCGGCCGAACGGCACCACGGACGGGGTGCTGACGCCCGACGGCGAGTCGGTCTGGTGGTTCAGCGACACGGACGGGGACGAGTTCGGCGTCTGGATGCGGCAGCCCTTCACGGGCGGCGAGGACGAGCCCGCCGCTCCGGGCCTCCAGCCGTCGTACCCGGCCGGGCTCGCGCTCGGGCGGGACGGGACGGCGGTCGTGGGGCGTTCGACCGACGAGGACGGATCCACGGTGCATGTCGTACGCCCCGGCGCCGGGCCCGTCGAGATCTACCGGCACCGGGAGTCGGCGGGGGTGGGGGATCTGTCGCGCGACGGAACGCTGATCGCGATCGAGCACACCGAGCACGGCGACGCCATGCACTCCGCCCTGCGGGTGCTGCGGCTGGACGGCAGCGCCGTGGCCGACCTCGACGACACCCGGGGCGGCGAGGCAGGGCTGGGGCTCGCGGTGCTCGGTTTCGCGCCGGTCGCCGGTGACACCCGGCTGCTCGTCCGGCACCAGCGGCGGGGGCGCTGGGAGCCGATGGTGTGGGACGTGGCGTCGGGCGAGGAGACGGAGCTCGGGATCGAGCTGCCCGGTGACGTGTCCGCCGAGTGGTGTCCGGACGGGTCCGCGCTGCTCGTCGCGCACAGCTTCGAGGCGCGCAGCGAACTGTGGCGGTACGACCTCGCCTCGCGGCAGCTCGTGGCGGTGCCGACACCCGCCGGGACGGTGTCGGGCGCCACGGCCCGGCCCGACGGGTCGGTGGAGTACCTCTGGTCCTCGGCGGCCGAGCCGCCGGTGGTGCGGTCGACGTTCGGGCGAGTCGTGCTCGACCCGCCCGGGATGAAGGCCCCGGCCTCGGTTCCGGTGGAGGACGCGTGGGTGGAGGGGCCCGGCGGGCGCATCCACGCGCTCGTGCAGCGGCCGGCCTCGGGCGAGGGGCCGTTCCCCACGGTCTTCGAGATCCACGGTGGGCCGACCTGGCACGACAGCGACGCGTTCGCCGCCGGACCGGCGGCGTGGGTCGACCACGGCTATGCCGTGGTGCGGGTCAATTACCGCGGCTCCACCGGGTACGGACGCGAGTGGACGGACGCGCTCAAGCACCGGATCGGGCTGATCGAGCTGGAGGACATCGCCGCGGTGCGCGAGTGGGCCGTCTCCTCCGGGCTCGCGGACCCGTCGAAGCTGGTGCTGGCGGGCGGCTCGTGGGGCGGGTACCTGACCCTGCTCGGGCTCGGTACGCAGCCGGACGCGTGGGCGGTGGGGCTGGCGGCCGTGCCGGTCGCCGACTACGTGACGGCGTACCACGACGAGATGGAGGCCCTGAAAGCCATGGACCGCACGCTGCTCGGCGGTACACCGGAGGAGGTGCCGGAGCGCTTCGAGGCGTCCTCGCCGCTGACGTACGTCGACGCGGTGCGCGCCCCGGTCTACATCTCGGCGGGCGTCAACGATCCGCGCTGCCCGATCCGCCAGGTCGAGAACTACGTGGACCGGCTGGAGGCCCGGGGGGCGGCGTACGAGGTGTACCGGTACGACGCCGGGCACGGGTCGCTGGTGGTGGAGGAGCGGATCAAGCAGGTCCGGCTGGAGATCGACTTCGCCGCGCGGTATCTGGAGGCTGCCGCGAGCCGACCCGGAATGTGAGCGGGGGCGGGCGGGCCCGTACCTTGGTGGGGTGTACCGGTTTCTGCTGACGCCCCGCTGGTGGGGGATCCACCTCTTCGTCGTGCTGGCCATCCCCTTCTGCGTGTTCATGGGGTCCTGGCAGCTCGGGCGGTTCGAAGACCGTGTCGAGACCCACCAGGCCGCCGAGGAGAAGCCCGACCCCGGCGAGCAGGCCGCCGTACCGGTCGACGAACTGCTGCCCGTCGACAAAGAGACATCCGGGCGGCCCGCCACCGCCACCGGACGTTACGCCGAGCAGTTCGTCGTGCCCGAGCGGGAGATCGACGGCAGGCGCGGCGCGTACGTGCTGACCCTGCTGCGCACGGACGGCGGCAAGGCACTTCCCGTCGTCCGTGGCTGGCTGCCCGCCGGGACCCGGGCTCCCGCCGCCCCCTCGGGCGAGGTCACCGTCACCGGCGCGCTCCAGGCGTCCGAGAACGCGGGCACCGACGGCGTGCACGCGGGCGGCGGGCTGCCCGGGGGGCAGCTCGGGATGATCAGCGCCGCGTCCCTCGTCAATCTCGTGCCGTACGACGTGTACGACGCCTGGGTCACCCTCGCCGAGACCGATGCCGGTCTGCGCCCCGTCCCGGCGGTCGCGCCGCAGGGCAGTGGCCTCGACCTCAAGGCATTCCAGAACCTCGGCTACACCGGCGAGTGGTTCGTCTTCGCCGGCTTCGTGCTCTTCATGTGGTTCCGGCTCATGCGCCGCGAGGCGGAAGCAGCCCGCGATCTGGCCCTGGGGATCCTTCCCAAGGACGCGGACGCCGACACGGACACGGACGGCGGGGACGCGGACGACGACGGCCGCGGCAGTGACGGGGACCTGGCGCGGCCCCCGCGGGGTCCGGGTCGGGGCCGCGCGGCTGAGGACCGCTGACACGGCAGCGGGGCGGGGCGCCCTCTCCGGCGCCCCGCCCCGCTGCCTTCCCCCGCCGTTACGACGCCGCCAGCACGCCCGTGCGGTAGATCGTCCCGGCGCACGCGTTCGGAATGGTCGCCGCCGCGCTCGAACCGCCCGCACCCGGCGTGTGGATCACCGTGACGCTGCCGTCCATCGTGCCGCCGTCCTCGGTGCCGAGCTGCGTGTCCGTGCCGGTCTGCTCCTGCTCGCCCCCGGTGCCGCCGTCCGCCGTGCCGCCGTCGGCGCCACCGGTCTCGGTACCGCCCGATCCGCCACCGGGGCCCGTGCCGCCGACCGTCGTGCCGCCTGCCGCGGGGTCGCCCGTGGGCGTGGGGTCGGGCGGGGTGCCGGTCGTCGGGCAGCTGTCCGACGGAACCCAGGCGAACTTCACCTCGTACGCCGCGCCCGGCTCCAGCAGCAGCCCGGTGGTCTCCAGAGACGGGTCCGGCAGCCCGGTCGCCGCGTCTCCCGAAGTGTGGTCGACGACGCCGATGCGGGCGGAGTCGGCCGCACCCGTCGTCTGGAAGCCCCACCCGCCGCTGCCGGCGACCGTGCACGCCGTCGCCGAGACATTGGAGATGCGGAACGTTCCGTACACCTTGCCCTCCGCGTCGGCCGCTCCGGTACCCGCCGAGCCGGCGGAGAGCTGGCCCGCGCCGCACGTCGGGGACGACGCGGGTACGCCGCCGGGGGCGTCGGCGCCGCCGCCGGTGCCGCCGCCCGCGCCCCGGCCCGCATCGGAGCCCGAAGAGCCCTTTCCGGGGCCCTTCGCCTTGTCCTTGCGCTTCTCCTTCTCGGACTTCGAGGACGCCTTCCCGGAAGGCTTCTCCTTGACCTTCTCGCTGTCCCCGTTGCCCTTCTCCCAGCCGGTGCCCCCCTGCGCCTCCTGGCCGTGGCCCGCTATCGAGGGACGGTCGTCGGCCGCGCCGCCGGAGTTCGCCACGTGGACGAAGGCCGGGACGGCCATTCCGACGAAGAGTGCGGCGGCCGCCAGGCCGACGACAGCCTGACGCTTCCTGGCGCGCCGGGCGGGGACCGCACGGCGCAGGTGGTCCAGGGCGCCCTGGGAGGGCTCCAGTTCGTCCACCGCGCCGTGCAGCAGCCTGCGCAGGGCAAGCTCGTCGGTGCCGAGCTCCTCGTCGAGGCTCAGGTCGAAGGTCTTGCCGAGCTCTTCGCGCACCTCGCGCCCGTCGTGCCGTGCGATGCGCTCTTCCGGCGCCGCGGCCTCGTCAGGCTCTGCCCGCTCTTCCGGAGCTGCGGCCTCGTCACGCTCCGCGCGCTCCTCCGGAGCTGCGGCCTTGTCACGCTCAACGCGCTCGTCATGCTCGACGTGCTCGTTGCGCTCGTCGTGCTCGTCGTGCTCGTCGTGCTCGTTGCGCTCGTCGTTCGGACCGTCGTTCACAATCGCTTTTCCAGTCAGGTCGTTCAACGGCCCGTCCGGCCCGTGCCGCTCTTGCTTACTGCTCATGCCGAAGCCTCCATGGCGACGCGCAGCGCCGCTATGCCGCGTGAGCCGTACGCCTTCACCGAGCCCAGGGATATGCCGAGCGTCTCGGCACACTGGGCCTCGGTCATGTCCGCGAAGTACCGCAGGACCAGCACCTCGCGCTGGCGCCGCTGGAGTCCGCGCATCGCCTTGATCAGCGCGTCACGCTCCAGCTGGTCGTACGCCCCCTCCTCCGCGCTCGCCATGTCCGGCATGGGCTTCGACAGCAGCTTCAGCCCGAGGATGCGGCGGCGCAGCGCGGAGCGGGAGAGGTTGACGACGGTCTGGCGCAGGTACGCCAGCGTCTTCTGGGGGTCGCGCACACGGTTGCGCGCGGAGTGCACGCGTATGAACGCCTCCTGCACCACGTCCTCGCAGGAGGCCGTGTCGTCGAGGAGAAGTGCCGCGAGGCCCAGCAGCGAGCGGTAGTGGGCCCGATAGGTCTCGGTCAGGTGATCGACTGTGGTGCCCGCGGTCATGGCGTCTTCAGTGCCCTCGCGCGGAGACGGTATGCGGGCGGTACGTGCCGTCGGCATGGGGGCGATCACCGGCATGCCGCCGAGCGTGCGGGGCCGCCGGATCGGGCGTACCGCCGCGCCGCGAACCGGGACCACTGTGATGTCGAGAACCTCTGCCACGCCTGTTGGACACGCTTCCCCCCGCCAGGGTTGTACGCGCGAGGCACCGTGTTTGACGGTGTGACAAACGCCCGCATGCGCACTCGCCCTCCTGAATGCCCCTTGTGTCGCGACAGTGTGCCGGGGCGACCGCAAAGACGCTCCCCTCCCGACTGCCGGTTGCAGTAAGGCGGGGAGCGAATAATCGAACAGAACAACGCCCCGGTTCAAGTAGTACAGACTTCGACTTACTCACAGAGCGTTCACAGAGTCTACGCAGTGTTCCGGTTCACGCCGTCCTTATTTCGGCGGCCACCAGCTCGGCGATCTGCGCCGTGTTCAGCGCGGAACCCTTGCGGAGATTGTCGCCGCACACGAAGAGTTCGAGCGCGGTGGGGTCGTCCAGCGACCGTCGCACCCGCCCCACCCACGTCGGATCGGTGCCCACGACATCCGCCGGCGTCGGGAACTCCCCCGCGGCCGGATTGTCGAAGAGCACCACACCCGGGGCGGTCGCGAGGATCTCGTGCGCCCGCTCGACCGACACCTCGTTCTCGAAGCGCGCGTGCACGGCCAGCGAGTGCGTCGTGAGCACCGGCACCCGTACACAGGTGACCGACACCGGCAGCCCGGGCCGGTCCAGGATCTTGCGCGACTCGGCGCGGACCTTGAGCTCCTCAGACGACCAGCCGTCGTCCATGAGCGTCCCGGCCCACGGCACCACGTTCAGCGCGATCGGCGCGGCGAAGGGCCCGGTGTCGTCGCCCACCGCCCGCCGTACGTCGCCCGGGTTCGTGCCCAGCTCCGTACCGGCGACGAGCGAGAGCTGGTCGCGCAGCGCGTCGACGCCGGCCCGGCCCTCACCGCTCACCGCCTGGTACGAGGAGACGACGAGCCCGGCCAGGCCGAACTCGGCGTGCAGGGCGCCCACCGCGACGATCATCGAGAGGGTGGTGCAGTTCGGGCTCGACACGATGGAACGCGGCCGGACCCGTACGGCATGCGGATTGACCTCGGGGACGACCAGCGGAACGTCCGGGTCCATCCGGAAGGCGGCGGAGTTGTCCACCACCACCGCGCCCTTGGCGGCGGCGACCGGCGCCCACTGCGCGGCCACCTGGTCGGGTACGTCGAACATCGCGACGTCGACGCCCTCCAGGGCCTCTTCCGACAGCGCCAGGACCTCGGTCTCCACCCCGCGCACGACCAGCTTGCGGCCAGCCGAGCGCGGGGAGGCGAGGAGACGGATCTCGCCCCAGACATCGGCGTGCTGGGAGAGGATCTGGAGCATGACGGCGCCGACGGCTCCGGTCGCTCCGACGACCGCGAGCGTCGGCTTGTCCGTCACGTGCGGGTCACCTTCCGGTGCCGCCGTAGACGACCGCCTCGTCGGAGTCACTGTCGAGGCCGAACGCCGAGTGCACGGCGCGCACGGCCTCGTTGACGTCGTCGGCGCGGGTGACGACCGAGATGCGGATCTCGGACGTCGAGATCAGCTCGATGTTCACACCCGCGTCGGCCAGCGCCTCGAAGAAGCCGGCCGTCACACCCGGGTTGGTCTTCATACCGGCGCCGACCAGGGAGATCTTGCCGATCTGGTCGTCGTAACGGAGCGAGTCGAACCCGATGGCGCTCCGCGTCTTCTCCAGGGCGTCGATGGCCTTGCGGCCCTCGGTCTTGGGAAGGGTGAAGGAGATGTCGGTGAGACCCGTCGACGCGGCCGAGACGTTCTGCACGACCATGTCGATGTTGATCTCGGCGTCCGCGATGGACCGGAAGATCGCCGCGGCCTCGCCCGGCTTGTCCGGCACACCGACGACGGTGACCTTGGCTTCGGAGACGTCGTGGGCGACTCCGGAGATGATGGCGTGCTCCACCTGCTGGTCCCCTTGCGGCTCGTTGCTGACCCAGGTGCCGCGCAGTCCGGAGAAGGACGAGCGGACGTGGATCGGGATGTTGTATCGGCGTGCGTACTCCACGCACCGGTGCAGCAGCACCTTGGAGCCGGAGGCTGCGAGCTCCAGCATGTCCTCGAAGGAGATCCAGTCGATCTTCCGGGCCTTCTTCACGACCCGGGGGTCGGCGGTGAAGACACCGTCCACATCGGTGTAGATCTCACAGACCTCGGCGTCCAGCGCTGCCGCGAGGGCGACCGCGGTCGTGTCCGACCCGCCCCGGCCGAGGGTGGTGATGTCCTTCTTGTCCTGGGACACACCCTGGAAGCCTGCGACGATGGCGATGTTGCCCTCGTCGAGGGCGGTGCGGATCCGGCCCGGCGTGACATCGATGATGCGCGCTTTGTTGTGGACCGAGTCGGTGATGACACCTGCCTGGCTGCCCGTGAACGACTGGGCCTCGTGGCCCAGGTTTTTGATCGCCATGGCCAGCAGGGCCATGGAGATGCGCTCACCCGCTGTCAGCAGCATGTCGAATTCACGGCCGGCAGGGATCGGGGATACCTGCTCGGCGAGATCGATCAACTCGTCCGTCGTGTCGCCCATCGCCGAAACCACGACAACGACCTGGTGGCCGTTCTTCTTGGCATCGACGATTCGCTTGGCGACCCGCTTGATGCCTTCGGCATCGGCAACGGAGGAGCCTCCGTACTTCTGCACGACAAGGCCCACGTGCGCTCCTCGTTAGTCATTACTGCGGTCGGCTCAGTTTACCGAGCGGACCGGGCCCGCCTACGTGGTATCGCATCGTGAGATGTCCCGCTCACGATCCGATCACGCGGCAGCCCTGCCCGCTCGGTGAGGATGCCTGCCCCGGACGACTCGCAGTACGCGGAACGTGGTCCTCCTCACACAGTCTCCTCCCACGGTCGCGGGGGGCGTCAGGTGGCCGTGCGCAGGCCCAGCGGGCCCGCCAGTTCCTCGGCCATGACCTTGCCCGCCTCCAGCTCCAGGTCCTCCTCGCCCAGGTCCTCGTCCGTGTCCAGGCCGTCCAGCTCCTGGAGCGGCTGGTCGAGACGGACGTGCGCCACCAGGGACTGGAGGGCGCGCAGGCAGGCGGAGGCGGTGGAGCCCCAGTTGGAGAAGTACGAGAACTGCCACCACCAGAGGGCTTCGGTGGTGCGGCCCGCCCGGTAGTGGGCCAGGCCGTGGCGCAGGTCGGTGATGACGTCGGCCAGGTCGTCGGAGATGCGGCAGGCGACGGGCGCCTTGCGCGGCTCGTACGGGTCGAAGACCTCGGAGTAGACGTCGATCGGGTCGAGCATGACGGCGAAACGCTGCCGCAGGTCGTCCGGGTCGGGCTCCGGGCCGAGGTCCGGCTCGTACCGCTCGTCGGGAACGATGTCCTCGTGCGCCCCCAGCCGGCCTCCCGCGAGGAGAAGCTGGGACACCTCCAGCAGCAGGAACGGGACAGCGCTGTCCGGCTCGTCGCCCTTGGCCACTTCCGTGACCGCGACGATGAAGCTCTCGATCTGGTCGGCGATCTGGACGGCGAAATCGTCCGGATCCTGCGCGACCGCGTGCAGCAGCTTTGCGTTGGCGTCAGACATCGAGCAATCGTCTCCCCTCGAAGGCACGGCCCAGCGTGACCTCGTCGGCGTACTCAAGATCTCCCCCGACGGGGAGTCCACTGGCCAGGCGTGTCACCCGCAGACCCATGGGTTTGATCATCCGGGCGAGGTAGGTGGCCGTGGCCTCGCCCTCCAGGTTGGGATCGGTGGCCAGGATCAGCTCGGTGACGGCACCGTCCGCGAGCCGCGCGAGCAGCTCACGGATCCGCAGGTCGTCGGGGCCGACGCCCTCGATCGGGCTGATGGCCCCGCCGAGCACGTGGTAGCGGCCGCGGAACTCCCGCGTCCGCTCGACCGCGACGACATCCTTGGGCTCTTCGACGACGCAGATGACCGCCGGGTCGCGGCGGGGATCACGGCAGATCCCGCACCGCTCCTCCTGCGCGACATTGCCGCACACCGCGCAGAAACGGACCTTGTCCTTGACCTCCAGGAGGGCATGGGCGAGGCGGCGTACATCGGTCGGCTCGGCCTGGAGGATGTGGAAGGCGATCCGCTGCGCGCTCTTGGGACCGACGCCGGGCAGCCTGCCCAACTCGTCGATGAGGTCCTGGACCACGCCTTCGTACAACGGATTGCCTTCCTTGCCCTGCCGGTCGTGCCTGATACGTACGGTAGTTGCTGCGGGGCCGCCTTAGAAGGGCAGCCCCGGCATGCCTCCCAGCCCCTGGGCCAGCGGGCCGAGCTTCTCCTGCTGGAGCTGCTGCGCGTTCTCGTTCGCGGCCTGGACGGCGGCGACGATCAGGTCCGCGAGGGTCTCGGTGTCCTCCGGGTCGACCGCCTTGGGGTCGATCACCAGGCCACGGAGCTCTCCGGAGCCGTTGACGGTCGCCCGGACCAGGCCACCGCCGGCCTGTCCGTCGACCTCCGTCGCGGCGAGCTCCTCCTGGGCCCTGGCGAGATCCTGCTGCATCTTCTGGGCCTGCTGAAGCAGCTGCTGCATGTTGGGCTGGCCACCACCGGGAATCACGGTCACTCCTGGCACTTCGACGACGATTGTTTCGGTACGGCGAGCCTACGTGTTCGCCGGGCACCATGCCCATGCCGTACGAGGCGACTCTTTCGGGTGAGACTTGCGGGCTCCTCTACCTGACCACGGCGCGGTTCCGGCCGGAAAAACCGGTATACCGGCTCCACGGCCCACCATTCGGCGGTAGGAAGGCCCTGCGTATGCGTGGTGCGACTTGCGTATCGGTACGCACGCGCGCATCGCACGTCGCATCGCGTCACACCGCGTCACGCACGCCGCACCACTACTTACTCGCAAGGTCACGGACAGAGCGCAAGCGCAGAGGAGTGCCCGGTGAGCCAGCCGGAGATGCAGCCCGAGGGGCCCGCCCGGAAGGAGGGCGGGGGTGCCACCGAGCAGTCGCACGACGAGGACGATCTGACCGGCAGGCCCTTTCCGCTCGGGGACTGGGGCGAGCCCGCGGAGCGTCTCGACGAGCTCTACCGGTGGGTGGAGGCGGGCGCGCTGCACACGGCCGACTGGTACCTCGCCGACCGTGCCCGCAAGCGCCGCGCCGCGCGGGCCCTGCGCACCGGTACGGCCGCCGGCGTGATCGTCGGGGCCGCGCTGCCGCTCGTCGACCTGGCGGGAGCGGTGGACGGCGCGGCGGGGTGGGGATACCTGTCGCTGCTGCTGGGAGGCGCGTGCCTGGCCTGCGACCGGTACTTCGGATTCACGTCGGGGTGGATGCGGGACGTGGCCGCGGCGCAGGCGGTGCAGCGGCGGTTGCAGGCGCTCCAGTTCGACTGGGCGTCGGAGAGCGTACGGGAGATGCTCGGCCCCGCCGAGGGGACGGCCGGTGAGGCGGCCGAGCGCTGCCTGAACGTGCTGCGGCGCTTCTCGGAGGACATCTCGGAGCTGGTGCGGTCGGAGACGGCTGACTGGATGGTGGAGTTCCGGGCGGGCCCGGCGCCGATGGTGATGCAGTCGGCGGGCGGGCCGGGCTCCGCCCGGCCGGACGGCGGAGCGTCGGCCGGGCGGTACACGCTCCCTCCGGGCACCCGGCCGAACATGCCGCGCCAGCGGCCCCCGGAGCCGCGCTGAGGCGCCGGAGCGGACCGCTAACTGAATATGATCATGGAGCCTTGGCCCAGGCTCCTGGTCGCCGCCGCGTGCAGGCCGAGCCAGACGTGACGTTCGCGGGCGAAGGGGTTCTCGTCGTACGGAAGAGCGTCGGCCGGCTCCTCCAGGGTGGTCGGGCGCTCCGGCGGCCGGGGCGCCGACGGCGGGTTCGCCGGGTCGATGCCGATCGCGGGGGCGACGAATTCCAGCTCCCGCAGCAGGCCCTGCGTGGAGCCCAGGGGCCCACCGCCCGCCAGGAGCTCCTCGTTGGACAGGGGCGCCGCGTAGTCCACCGGGACGTACGCGCCGGCGTGGTCGTAGTGCCAGACCAGGTGCGACTGCTGGGCCGTCGACTCGAACATCTCCAGGAGCTGCTCGTAGTCGCCGCCCAGGGCGTCCACCGGGGTCACTTCGAGACCGCACAGCTGAAGCAGGTACGCGCGCCGCAGGAAATGCAGGGCGTCGTAGTCGAAGCCCGCCACGGGGGCGACATCGCCCGAGAGGCCCGGCATGTAGGCGAACACGGGAACGGTCGGCAGGCCCGCGTCGGTGAGGGCCTTGTCGTACGACGCTATCTCTTCGGCGAAGGGATTGTCGGGGCTGTGGCACAGCACATCGACGAGGGGGACCAGCCACAGGTCACAGGCCACGTACGGCTCGCTCTCCACTGGGTTCGTGCGACGGTCCAGGCAGCGTAGTGCCAGCAAGTCGCCGCGGACAGTTGGCGGGTGGGACTCAGTTGTCCCGCCGACCGCTGCCCACGTCCCAGATCCAGGCCCCGCCCACCGGTTTCCCCGGCTCGCCGAGCAGCCGCGTGACCGCGTCGCGCAGCGCCCGGGCGTTGTCCTGCGGCGCCAGGACGACCACGCCCGCCCGCCAGAAGTCCAGGTCGGCGCGGGCCTGCGCCCGCCAGTTGGCGCCGATCACGGGGGTCGCGGCCCCGTACCGGATGTCGCGCAGCAGGTTCGAGGTGTGGCGCGGGGAGGCGCCGTAGATGCCGATGCGGTCCGGGCCCCACGGGCCGTTGAAGTACCCGCCGGGTACGGCGAAATCGGGCGCCGTGGCGGACTGCCAGTGCAGCGCCTCCGCGTTCCCGGGGTCCGGGAGCGGGACGGGGACCACCGATTCGCCCTCGGCGACGTACGACTTCCACGTCCCCTCGGTGATGAAGGCCGGGACCGGGGGCCGCTCCCGCACCGGCATGGGCGTCGGCACGATCGGCAGCAGGGCGAGGGCGACGGCGGTGAGCCCGAGGGTGCGCGACAGGCGGTCGGGAGCGGTGCGCAGGCGGTCGGCCGCGAGCGCCACCAGGATGCCGAGCGCCGGGGCGCAGATCATCGCCACCCGCGACTCGATCACCGACTCGAAGAGCGGCTGGTGGGCGAGCGCCCGCCAGGGGCCCGGCAGGATCACCTCGGTGTACGGGATACGGAACTTGGGCCCGAGGGAGAGCAGCGCCGCCGCCAGGGTGGTGCAGGTGAGCGCCTTGACCAGCGGCAGCCGCCACAGGGCCAGCGCGACGGCGAAGGCGAGTCCCGTCAGCGGCCAGCCGTAGAAGGCGTTCTGCTCGGTGCGGTTCATCGCGAGCGGATCGGCCCGTGCCTCGTCGCCGAGCAGGGCGCGCCCGGAGAACTCCAGGAAGGCGAGCGGGCTGTTGCCGGCTTTGTCGCCGTGCAGGACGCTGTGGTAGCTCTGCGGGCCGAAGAACTGCCAGTACAGCGGGAAGGCGACCAGCGGTACGCACACGGCGGCCGCCACCCCGAGCCCCTTGAGTAGCGGGCGCCACGCCGCACGGGCCGCCTCGCGGTGGGCGAGGGCGTAGAAGAGCGCGAAGAGCAGCATGCCCATGGCGGCGAGGAGGAGCGGCTCCTCGCCGAGGAAGATCTGGTACGTCGCGAACAGCCCCAGCAGGACCCCGTCCCGTACGACTCGCTTCCCCTCGCAGAGCCGCAGCGCCCGGTCGATGATCACCGGGATCATGAAGAGAACGGCGAAGTTCGGATGCGCGTTGGCGTGCGAGATCATCGGCGGCGCGAAGGCGCACAGCGCCGCGCCGGCGGCGGCCGCCCAGCGGCCGCGCGCGACCCGCCTGACGATCAGCCAGTACCAGGCGACGGCGGTCGCGGCCAGGCCGGCCGTCAGGACGAGCGCCCAGGTCGTGGTCGGGCCGAAGGCGAGCGTCACGGGGACGAGGGGCACGGACAGGCCGAGCATGACCGTGTTGGCCATGAGGTTCACGCCGTCCGGGTAGTTCTGCGCGGTGGTGAAGAGCGGGTTGCGCAGCCCGGTGACGTTGTCGGCGGTGACGGCGAAGAACCACTCCCACTGGTTCTGGTCGTGTCCGGAGTCGGCCAGATACCGGTGGTCGAGGTCGGCCCACAGCCCCTTGTAGAGCAGTACGGAGGCCAGCAGGAAAAGGGCGCCGACGGCGAGGTCGGCGCGCCGCACGCGCCGCGCCTTCAGCCGTACGAGCTCGTAGAGCACCTTGCCGTAGTCGGCCGGCCTGACCTTGGAGCCCTCCTGGTGGGCCCACCGCACCGGCACCTCGGCCACCTGCCAGCCCGCCCGCCGGAAGAACTGGAGGATCTCCACGTCTATCCCCCACCCGTCGAGGCGGGCGTCGGCGAAGGCGGCCCGTGCCTTGTCGCCGTCGAAGAGCTTGAAGCCGCACTGGGTGTCCCGTATGCCGGGCACGGCGACGGCCCGTATGAGCCGGTTGCCCATCCGCCCGAGCCACTCGCGCAGGCGCCGCTGGTGTACGTCGATGGACGACTCGGGGTGGGCGCGCGAGCCTATGGCGGCGGCGAGGCCCTCGTCGTCCTGGGAGAGTTCCTTGTCGAGGCGGTCGAGTTCCTCGATGGGGGTGGCCAGGTCCGCGTCCGTGACGAGCACCCGGGCGCCGCGCGAGGCGATGACGCCGCGCCGCAGGGCGTGGCCCTTGCCGCGGTTGCCCGCCTCGTCGGCCTCCACGAGCAGGATGCGCGGCTCGCGGGCGGCGGCCGCCCGTACCGCGTCGGCCGTGCCGTCCGTGGAGCCGTCGTCGACGACGATCAGTTCCCAGCCGCCCCAGCGGCCGGGGTTCGCGTTCAGGTGGGCGCAGATCGCGTCCAGGGTGGGGCCCAGGCGCCGTTCCTCGTTGTAGGCGGGGACGACGACCGTCAGGTCGGCTGTCACTGCTGCGGACGCTCCAGCCGGCCGCTGTCCAGGCGCGCGGCCCACGCCAGCATCTGCGCGTGGAACGCCCCGATGACCGCCCGTACGGCTTCCGCGTCCCCCCGCGTCACCGCGTCCACGACCTGCGAGTGGTCCTGCCACAAGCGGTTCCTGAGCCCCGGGTCGGCGCGCAGGTACGGCACGGAGAAGACCCAGCAGCGCAGCCGCAGTTGGTGCAGGAAACCGGAGATGTGCGGGTTGTCGACGAGGGCGCCGAGCTCGCGCCAGAAGCGCAGGTCGTACCCGATGAAGATGTCCAGGTCCCCGGCGCGCGCGGCCCGCGC is part of the Streptomyces agglomeratus genome and encodes:
- a CDS encoding DUF5063 domain-containing protein; its protein translation is MSDANAKLLHAVAQDPDDFAVQIADQIESFIVAVTEVAKGDEPDSAVPFLLLEVSQLLLAGGRLGAHEDIVPDERYEPDLGPEPDPDDLRQRFAVMLDPIDVYSEVFDPYEPRKAPVACRISDDLADVITDLRHGLAHYRAGRTTEALWWWQFSYFSNWGSTASACLRALQSLVAHVRLDQPLQELDGLDTDEDLGEEDLELEAGKVMAEELAGPLGLRTAT
- the recR gene encoding recombination mediator RecR, which gives rise to MYEGVVQDLIDELGRLPGVGPKSAQRIAFHILQAEPTDVRRLAHALLEVKDKVRFCAVCGNVAQEERCGICRDPRRDPAVICVVEEPKDVVAVERTREFRGRYHVLGGAISPIEGVGPDDLRIRELLARLADGAVTELILATDPNLEGEATATYLARMIKPMGLRVTRLASGLPVGGDLEYADEVTLGRAFEGRRLLDV
- a CDS encoding YbaB/EbfC family nucleoid-associated protein; its protein translation is MIPGGGQPNMQQLLQQAQKMQQDLARAQEELAATEVDGQAGGGLVRATVNGSGELRGLVIDPKAVDPEDTETLADLIVAAVQAANENAQQLQQEKLGPLAQGLGGMPGLPF
- a CDS encoding SLATT domain-containing protein: MSQPEMQPEGPARKEGGGATEQSHDEDDLTGRPFPLGDWGEPAERLDELYRWVEAGALHTADWYLADRARKRRAARALRTGTAAGVIVGAALPLVDLAGAVDGAAGWGYLSLLLGGACLACDRYFGFTSGWMRDVAAAQAVQRRLQALQFDWASESVREMLGPAEGTAGEAAERCLNVLRRFSEDISELVRSETADWMVEFRAGPAPMVMQSAGGPGSARPDGGASAGRYTLPPGTRPNMPRQRPPEPR
- a CDS encoding dolichyl-phosphate beta-glucosyltransferase, whose protein sequence is MTADLTVVVPAYNEERRLGPTLDAICAHLNANPGRWGGWELIVVDDGSTDGTADAVRAAAAREPRILLVEADEAGNRGKGHALRRGVIASRGARVLVTDADLATPIEELDRLDKELSQDDEGLAAAIGSRAHPESSIDVHQRRLREWLGRMGNRLIRAVAVPGIRDTQCGFKLFDGDKARAAFADARLDGWGIDVEILQFFRRAGWQVAEVPVRWAHQEGSKVRPADYGKVLYELVRLKARRVRRADLAVGALFLLASVLLYKGLWADLDHRYLADSGHDQNQWEWFFAVTADNVTGLRNPLFTTAQNYPDGVNLMANTVMLGLSVPLVPVTLAFGPTTTWALVLTAGLAATAVAWYWLIVRRVARGRWAAAAGAALCAFAPPMISHANAHPNFAVLFMIPVIIDRALRLCEGKRVVRDGVLLGLFATYQIFLGEEPLLLAAMGMLLFALFYALAHREAARAAWRPLLKGLGVAAAVCVPLVAFPLYWQFFGPQSYHSVLHGDKAGNSPLAFLEFSGRALLGDEARADPLAMNRTEQNAFYGWPLTGLAFAVALALWRLPLVKALTCTTLAAALLSLGPKFRIPYTEVILPGPWRALAHQPLFESVIESRVAMICAPALGILVALAADRLRTAPDRLSRTLGLTAVALALLPIVPTPMPVRERPPVPAFITEGTWKSYVAEGESVVPVPLPDPGNAEALHWQSATAPDFAVPGGYFNGPWGPDRIGIYGASPRHTSNLLRDIRYGAATPVIGANWRAQARADLDFWRAGVVVLAPQDNARALRDAVTRLLGEPGKPVGGAWIWDVGSGRRDN